The Macadamia integrifolia cultivar HAES 741 unplaced genomic scaffold, SCU_Mint_v3 scaffold2261, whole genome shotgun sequence region TCTCATAGTAATTGATGATATTGGTAACCCTCAAGTCTGGAGAAAACTGCAAGAAAAAATCCCACAAGGTGGACCTGGAAGCAGGATTATCCTCACAACTCGGGATGCAGGGGTTGCTTGTTCTGCCCACTACTTGCACCGATCGAAGGTATTAAGCAAAGCAGAAAGCTGGGAGTTGTTCATGAAGAAGCTATTCATAGCTCCCTGGCGACTTGGCAATACAAGAGACAAGGACACCACAACAGAGTCTCTGTctcccttccctctctctcatGAGATGGAAGCCCTTGGAAAAGATATGGTGGAAAAATGTGGAGGTATCcccaatttaattataaaattgGCAAAATTGTTGTCCACTAAAGATCCAAACATTGTGGAGTGGTCATGTATGCTCCATGGTACCGATGCACGTCTCAGTCAAGACCAACACCCTTGGTTTAACTTGTCATACTCTGTTTTTGACATCCTACCTATACATGTGAAACAGTTCTTGCATCTCTTTCCTATAGCGAAAAAAATCCCTGAAAGGAGGTTGATTCTGACATGGGCAATAGAAGGGGGTCTCTGGCAGCAGAGCAATTCTGTAATTCCTGGTGAGGAAGCAGCAGCTATGAGGTGGATGCAAGACTTGCAAGATCTCAACTTAATTCAGGCCATCAACAAAAATTCTGCTGCGATAGCTAAGGTATATTGTATTTCCCTTGATCTTCCACTGGTTCAGATCTTAAAAGCTGGTGGTGTCCTTGAATCTtctcatgatgatgatggtaaGTTCTGCATTCATAGAATTGCCGATCATTGTAATGGCGAGGACCCCTATTGTCGTCCTATTCACAGTAACATAAATTCTCCTCATGAACTAGAAACTTACCAAGCTCTCCGTTCTTTATGGTGCTTCAATTATCCTGTTGGATATAAACCAGGGCAAGAAGTAGGGaactttcttaagagatgcatCCATAATAACCACTTATGGTTTCTCAGGGTTCTTGATCTTGAGCGTGTGTATAAACCAAGTCTACCTGAAGCAATAGGAGAGCTAATTAACTTGCGTTACCTTGGGTTAAGATGGACTTTCTTGGACAAACTGCCCTCATCTGTTGGCAACTTGCGTAACCTTCAAACTCTAGATACAAAACATACCGACATTGTTCATTACCCTACTATTCGGAATATGCAAAAGCTGCAACACCTTTACCTGAACCAGAAGCACCACAGTGTACTCGTTACACAATTTAGTTACTTGAGTGACCTCCAAACTTTGTCAGgagttgttgttgatgatgatgattggaaGGATGGTCTATACAAGTTAACAAAACTTAAAAAACTGAGATTGACATGCCAGTTAAGTCTGCAGCAGAAAGAAGTAATGGTTAAGTGGATTGGGGAACTGGAAAACCTTGGAATGTTAAGGTTGACATCCAAAGATGCAGAGTGGGGACAACGGGGTGAACCGGCGACTTTAAGTTTGTTGAGGCATATTTTTAAACACAAGCAACTCTCTCGGATGTATTTGCAGGGACGGTGGGGAAATTTATATCACCACCATGATTTTGGGTCGAACCTCACTGCACTCACCTTGTCTCTAACCCAACTAGACACAGACCCAATGCCAATACTGGAGAAGCTACCGAAGCTAAATCTTCTTAGGTTGTTCTCAAAATCCTTCATTGGCAAGCGTATGCAATGCGTATCACAAGGATTCCTTCAGCTTCGAGTACTGAAAATTTGGAGGCTAGAGAAACTAGAGGAGTGGATTGTGGAGGATAAAGCAATGCCAAATCTTAAGGAGTTAGAGATCAGATCCTGCAAAATATTGAAGATGCTGCCAAATCTACCAAAGACCCTCACTGAATTGAAGTTAACTGAAATGCCTAAGCAATTCACCAGTAACATTGTTATGGGGGATGGTAGTCTGAAGGTTGCTCACGTGAGTTCTGTTATCATAGAAGTTTGGTCGCACTTTGACACTTCAATTGAGCTTTATACTGGACAAAATCGTGTCTTTCAGGTAACTGTAATTAATTGAAACCTGGGATTTTGAGGATACCCATTTTATTGCTTTAGTCAATCTTGTTGCTATTGCCTCACTGATCTCCTGCGcttattattatttcatttgCAGGAGCCACTAGAAAATTTAATTGATCTCCAGGAATTCGCAGTAAACCTCACTAGCCTCACCTTGTCTGAGACTAAATTAAAACAAGATCCAATGCCAGTGCTAGAGAAGCTACCCAAGCTAATGGTCCTTGTCTTATCATCCAAATCCTTCACGGGCAACCTTATGGTTTGCTCAAAAGAAGGATTCAGGAAACTTCAACAGTTAACTATTCGGGAGCTAGAGGAGCTGGAGGAATTGACTGTAGAGAATGGAGCAATGCCGAAGCTTGAAGAATTGGAAATCAGATCCTGCAAGAAATTGAAGCTGCTCCCTCAAATACTAGGGACCGTTAAGGAATTGAAATTGGCCAACATGCCCAAGGAATTCACTGAAAAGTTTAAGGCTAACAGAAGGGTCATTGTAGAAGATTACTAGTTTACATTAGCTCTGAATTTATGGTTCTCAGGTACCGTATTTGGTGCTTTGGACCTCAACTTAGAATGGTGAGTGCATGTCCCCAACTTTCTTTGATAGGACAAGATATTTTGACTTTACTGATTAGTTCCTTAATTTGTCAGGTACCCTATGAGgtaaccaatggggttggtagcctagtggtgaaaatgtccTCAATCCATCACCGTTCCAGctggctggttgtgggttcaagtctTGGCATGTCCACTATCGCCCATTGATCCTGTGGAAGGGCCGCTTACTGTACGGGGGCTTGTCTTGGGGACACACAAGCCACAGACTTTCACgattcttttcttgtttttggaTTGAGATACTTAAGTTTAATGAGCAAGTTTTTTACCTCGTATGGCACCACCAGATGGTgttcagtttttttatttaagtgaGATAGCTCCTATTTTTCCAAATCATTTTGGGTCTCTTTTTATGACTTCCAACCCTCAGGACCCATCACTCCTACCTTACCTCTTTCCAGAATCTCTCTTCTTGGGAGGATGACTTTCTTTGCTCAACACCCTCCTTAGAGGAAGTGAAAGAGTCAATGTCCAGTATAGGGAGCCTTAaatcccctggctatgatggtATTCCAGCCATCTTCTATAAAAAATGTTGTGATTTTATCCATTTAGACGTCTTCAAATTTGTCTCTGACTTCTTTTCCTCTCTGACCAGGGTATAAATCATACTGTTCTTGCTTTGATCCCAAAGAAGGATAAGGCTTGTGGCCTTGAGGAGTTAGGACCCATCAGTTTATACACGGTGTCCTATACAACTATTGACAAGATCTTAGCTCATGGCCTTAGGACCATTTGTCCTTAATTCATCTCTCCCTTTCAAACAACTTTCATTAATTGTCGTCAAATCTCTGACAATATCATCATTGCTATTGCTAGAGAAGTGGTAAAGTTGATGGGTCTCCATCAAGCTAGATATGTCCAAAGCGTATAATAAAATGGAGTGGGGCTATATAAGAGCTTCGTTCCAATTCTTAGGTTTCTTTAAAAAGTGGAATGACCTAATTAGTGTTCTCATACTTTCTTAAGGGAATACGACAAGGCTGCCATTTAATTCCTTATCTTTTTATCCTTGTCATAGAAAGACTATCGAGGATGTTGAACATCTTTAGGGAGGGGAATTGTTTTAAATGAATAAAAGTTTCTCGATCAGCTCCAGAAATTACTCACCTATTTTTTGTAAATGACACTCCTTTTCTGTTGAGCATCGGAAGGCGACATTAGAATCATTCAGGCTGTTCTTAATCTGTTTCAAAGTACTACTACTGGACAGAAAATAAACATTGAAAAAAGTTAGTCTTAAATGTACCCCCTTCTTGTTCTAAGAGGGCCATTGCGACATCCTAGGTATGATAGAGATGCCCCTGAGTACCTTGTATCTCGGGACTCTCCTTCTTGGGTGTAGACTATAGATGAAAATCCTGTTGCCTATCTAATGTTTGTGCTAGGATGTGGAGTAAATTGGCACTATGAAAAGCCCCACTTCTATCCCGAGTATGGATCAGGTCATCATTCTCGTACGGTGTTTGATCGACACTTTGATTTcatttaatctctctcttcttttaattggtttttattttgagtgGAGTCCAAATGTGGATCAAACatcgtacgagaatcattctcatacgAGGACGTGATCCAGACTCAACTCTTCTATCCCTGGCAGGTTGAGGCATACTAATCAAATCTATATTGCAATCAATCCCTACTTACCATAGCATGGTTtgttgaaaaatacaaaataggGACAGGTTCTAAAGTCAATATTTGGCATCAACTTTGGATTCCAGGTTGCTATAATACCTACAATTCGCATAGCCAAACACATTCCTCTTTCTCTATTGTGGTTGATCTATTAGTAAATAGGCGATGGAGTGTGCCACTTCTGAGATCTTTCACTCACCTCTGGTTgagaaaattttg contains the following coding sequences:
- the LOC122066136 gene encoding probable disease resistance RPP8-like protein 4 isoform X3 produces the protein MINWERSHLETVDCEVQLICRELLAMKIFLNDEDGFADKEEVERWQDLQEIVNDAVAAIVHYVLRTASSRKRKPILKRYASPKDSKVDESFRKEITQISGRIKRLKARFAETLSHYWGGKSFNLSDLIRSSVDIDEEVEEDPSSNVVGLSMDKEELLDNALPKHQIISILGIQGIGKTTLAWEIYKSSYVRKHFQCKAWVCISAMDDDLSEIWKDIYKQINEFQQDKRYLIVIDDIGNPQVWRKLQEKIPQGGPGSRIILTTRDAGVACSAHYLHRSKVLSKAESWELFMKKLFIAPWRLGNTRDKDTTTESLSPFPLSHEMEALGKDMVEKCGGIPNLIIKLAKLLSTKDPNIVEWSCMLHGTDARLSQDQHPWFNLSYSVFDILPIHVKQFLHLFPIAKKIPERRLILTWAIEGGLWQQSNSVIPGEEAAAMRWMQDLQDLNLIQAINKNSAAIAKVYCISLDLPLVQILKAGGVLESSHDDDGKFCIHRIADHCNGEDPYCRPIHSNINSPHELETYQALRSLWCFNYPVGYKPGQEVGNFLKRCIHNNHLWFLRVLDLERVYKPSLPEAIGELINLRYLGLRWTFLDKLPSSVGNLRNLQTLDTKHTDIVHYPTIRNMQKLQHLYLNQKHHSVLVTQFSYLSDLQTLSGVVVDDDDWKDGLYKLTKLKKLRLTCQLSLQQKEVMVKWIGELENLGMLRLTSKDAEWGQRGEPATLSLLRHIFKHKQLSRMYLQGRWGNLYHHHDFGSNLTALTLSLTQLDTDPMPILEKLPKLNLLRLFSKSFIGKRMQCVSQGFLQLRVLKIWRLEKLEEWIVEDKAMPNLKELEIRSCKILKMLPNLPKTLTELKLTEMPKQFTSNIVMGDGSLKVAHVSSVIIEVWSHFDTSIELYTGQNRVFQEPLENLIDLQEFAVNLTSLTLSETKLKQDPMPVLEKLPKLMVLVLSSKSFTGNLMVCSKEGFRKLQQLTIRELEELEELTVENGAMPKLEELEIRSCKKLKLLPQILGTVKELKLANMPKEFTEKFKANRRVIVEDY
- the LOC122066136 gene encoding probable disease resistance RPP8-like protein 4 isoform X2; translated protein: MARTVLSSIGEFAEMINWERSHLETVDCEVQLICRELLAMKIFLNDEDGFADKEEVERWQDLQEIVNDAVAAIVHYVLRTASSRKRKPILKRYASPKDSKVDESFRKEITQISGRIKRLKARFAETLSHYWGGKSFNLSDLIRSSVDIDEEVEEDPSSNVVGLSMDKEELLDNALPKHQIISILGIQGIGKTTLAWEIYKSSYVRKHFQCKAWVCISAMDDDLSEIWKDIYKQINEFQQDKRYLIVIDDIGNPQVWRKLQEKIPQGGPGSRIILTTRDAGVACSAHYLHRSKVLSKAESWELFMKKLFIAPWRLGNTRDKDTTTESLSPFPLSHEMEALGKDMVEKCGGIPNLIIKLAKLLSTKDPNIVEWSCMLHGTDARLSQDQHPWFNLSYSVFDILPIHVKQFLHLFPIAKKIPERRLILTWAIEGGLWQQSNSVIPGEEAAAMRWMQDLQDLNLIQAINKNSAAIAKVYCISLDLPLVQILKAGGVLESSHDDDGKFCIHRIADHCNGEDPYCRPIHSNINSPHELETYQALRSLWCFNYPVGYKPGQEVGNFLKRCIHNNHLWFLRVLDLERVYKPSLPEAIGELINLRYLGLRWTFLDKLPSSVGNLRNLQTLDTKHTDIVHYPTIRNMQKLQHLYLNQKHHSVLVTQFSYLSDLQTLSGVVVDDDDWKDGLYKLTKLKKLRLTCQLSLQQKEVMVKWIGELENLGMLRLTSKDAEWGQRGEPATLSLLRHIFKHKQLSRMYLQGRWGNLYHHHDFGSNLTALTLSLTQLDTDPMPILEKLPKLNLLRLFSKSFIGKRMQCVSQGFLQLRVLKIWRLEKLEEWIVEDKAMPNLKELEIRSCKILKMLPNLPKTLTELKLTEMPKQFTSNIVMGDGSLKVAHVSSVIIEVWSHFDTSIELYTGQNRVFQEPLENLIDLQEFAVNLTSLTLSETKLKQDPMPVLEKLPKLMVLVLSSKSFTGNLMVCSKEGFRKLQQLTIRELEELEELTVENGAMPKLEELEIRSCKKLKLLPQILGTVKELKLANMPKEFTEKFKANRRVIVEDY
- the LOC122066136 gene encoding probable disease resistance RPP8-like protein 4 isoform X1 — encoded protein: MAALLRCFNPIFILGLLGRGEFAEMINWERSHLETVDCEVQLICRELLAMKIFLNDEDGFADKEEVERWQDLQEIVNDAVAAIVHYVLRTASSRKRKPILKRYASPKDSKVDESFRKEITQISGRIKRLKARFAETLSHYWGGKSFNLSDLIRSSVDIDEEVEEDPSSNVVGLSMDKEELLDNALPKHQIISILGIQGIGKTTLAWEIYKSSYVRKHFQCKAWVCISAMDDDLSEIWKDIYKQINEFQQDKRYLIVIDDIGNPQVWRKLQEKIPQGGPGSRIILTTRDAGVACSAHYLHRSKVLSKAESWELFMKKLFIAPWRLGNTRDKDTTTESLSPFPLSHEMEALGKDMVEKCGGIPNLIIKLAKLLSTKDPNIVEWSCMLHGTDARLSQDQHPWFNLSYSVFDILPIHVKQFLHLFPIAKKIPERRLILTWAIEGGLWQQSNSVIPGEEAAAMRWMQDLQDLNLIQAINKNSAAIAKVYCISLDLPLVQILKAGGVLESSHDDDGKFCIHRIADHCNGEDPYCRPIHSNINSPHELETYQALRSLWCFNYPVGYKPGQEVGNFLKRCIHNNHLWFLRVLDLERVYKPSLPEAIGELINLRYLGLRWTFLDKLPSSVGNLRNLQTLDTKHTDIVHYPTIRNMQKLQHLYLNQKHHSVLVTQFSYLSDLQTLSGVVVDDDDWKDGLYKLTKLKKLRLTCQLSLQQKEVMVKWIGELENLGMLRLTSKDAEWGQRGEPATLSLLRHIFKHKQLSRMYLQGRWGNLYHHHDFGSNLTALTLSLTQLDTDPMPILEKLPKLNLLRLFSKSFIGKRMQCVSQGFLQLRVLKIWRLEKLEEWIVEDKAMPNLKELEIRSCKILKMLPNLPKTLTELKLTEMPKQFTSNIVMGDGSLKVAHVSSVIIEVWSHFDTSIELYTGQNRVFQEPLENLIDLQEFAVNLTSLTLSETKLKQDPMPVLEKLPKLMVLVLSSKSFTGNLMVCSKEGFRKLQQLTIRELEELEELTVENGAMPKLEELEIRSCKKLKLLPQILGTVKELKLANMPKEFTEKFKANRRVIVEDY